The Amycolatopsis sp. 195334CR genome window below encodes:
- a CDS encoding serine/threonine-protein kinase → MCAVSASAEESRVVAGRYRLRSVLGSGSMGTVWAAYDEFLHRPVAVKEVRLPPGVQVTQADELRERTLREARAIAVLSHPNVIILHDVARENGEPFVVMELLPSHSLATLMRDHGAFTTEQAAAIADAVAAALEAAHAAGITHRDVKPGNVLLAEDGRIKLTDFGIARNVSEATMTSTGMMLGSPAYIAPEVASGGEVTHAADLWGLGATLFAVLEGRPPYDVNGDPLQTVTEVVHGKVPKPKPGPLEPIIRGLMAKEPKKRLSLAEVRRRLHPLLTTPRDRLFEAALFATPVKPRDPDQLDGGDTQVIAPQPIAPPSAAASAAASADDGPALAADPGPLPFAVDGSAAPAATPSPAPAPAPAATAAPVAVAEERPGRSALAGTALTIAAVLIFLAAAAGGFTMTRLMAAQPLTPPVPASAPSVPAPPLAELVTRNGDATNLKGTTGGLFSVDVPRDWTPFVTQRAAKPLPPSTLVQYVSVDGRQTLSVERFANFFTTSKIDDYVASLQTGWPLGAFRLNEYTPTQGISDDLMLTYRTREEAPTAGSMGRTTFAHVFRRGTSLWSVRVTVPTEQEDSGRRELFDRIQPTFDPAD, encoded by the coding sequence ATGTGCGCTGTGTCTGCCTCAGCCGAAGAGTCACGTGTGGTCGCCGGGCGGTACCGGTTGCGGTCCGTGCTCGGCTCAGGCTCGATGGGCACCGTCTGGGCGGCTTACGACGAGTTCCTGCACCGCCCGGTCGCGGTGAAGGAGGTCCGCCTGCCGCCGGGTGTGCAGGTCACGCAGGCCGACGAGCTGCGCGAGCGGACCCTGCGGGAGGCCAGGGCGATCGCCGTGCTGTCCCACCCGAACGTGATCATCCTGCACGACGTGGCCAGGGAGAACGGCGAGCCGTTCGTGGTGATGGAGCTGCTGCCCTCGCACAGCCTCGCCACGCTCATGCGGGACCACGGCGCGTTCACCACCGAGCAGGCGGCCGCGATCGCCGACGCGGTGGCCGCCGCGCTGGAGGCCGCGCACGCGGCGGGCATCACGCACCGCGACGTCAAACCCGGCAACGTGCTGCTCGCCGAGGACGGCCGGATCAAGCTGACCGACTTCGGCATCGCGCGCAACGTCTCCGAGGCGACCATGACCAGCACCGGGATGATGCTGGGTTCACCCGCCTACATCGCGCCGGAGGTGGCCTCCGGCGGCGAGGTCACCCACGCCGCCGACCTGTGGGGCCTCGGCGCGACCCTGTTCGCGGTGCTCGAAGGCCGTCCGCCCTACGACGTGAACGGTGATCCGCTGCAGACGGTCACCGAGGTCGTGCACGGCAAGGTGCCCAAGCCGAAGCCCGGTCCGCTGGAGCCGATCATCCGCGGGCTGATGGCGAAGGAGCCGAAGAAGCGGCTCTCGCTGGCCGAGGTCCGGCGGCGGCTGCACCCGCTGCTGACCACCCCGCGCGACCGGTTGTTCGAGGCCGCGCTGTTCGCCACGCCGGTCAAGCCGCGTGACCCCGACCAGCTGGATGGCGGGGACACCCAGGTCATCGCGCCGCAGCCGATCGCACCACCGTCGGCGGCGGCTTCGGCGGCGGCTTCGGCCGACGACGGTCCGGCACTGGCCGCCGACCCCGGTCCGCTGCCGTTCGCCGTGGACGGCTCGGCCGCTCCCGCGGCGACCCCCAGCCCAGCACCCGCACCCGCTCCCGCCGCCACCGCGGCCCCGGTCGCGGTGGCCGAGGAACGGCCGGGCCGCAGCGCGCTGGCCGGGACCGCGCTGACCATCGCCGCGGTCCTCATCTTCCTCGCGGCCGCCGCCGGGGGCTTCACCATGACCAGGCTGATGGCCGCGCAGCCGCTGACCCCGCCCGTCCCGGCGTCCGCGCCCAGCGTGCCCGCGCCACCGCTGGCCGAGCTGGTCACGCGCAACGGTGACGCCACCAATCTCAAGGGCACCACCGGCGGCCTGTTCTCGGTGGACGTGCCGCGCGACTGGACCCCGTTCGTCACCCAGCGCGCGGCGAAACCGCTGCCGCCGAGCACGCTGGTGCAGTACGTCTCGGTCGACGGGCGGCAGACGCTGAGCGTGGAGCGCTTCGCGAACTTCTTCACCACGAGCAAGATCGACGACTACGTGGCCAGCCTGCAGACCGGCTGGCCCCTCGGCGCGTTCCGGCTCAACGAGTACACCCCCACTCAGGGCATCTCGGACGACCTGATGCTGACCTACCGCACGCGGGAGGAGGCGCCCACCGCGGGCAGCATGGGCCGGACCACCTTCGCGCACGTCTTCCGCCGGGGCACCAGCCTGTGGTCGGTGCGCGTCACCGTGCCCACCGAGCAGGAGGACTCGGGCCGCCGGGAGCTGTTCGACCGCATCCAGCCCACCTTCGACCCGGCGGACTAG
- a CDS encoding methylmalonyl-CoA mutase family protein has product MTNVGEKAGSAPTPVDPEEPGRLALAAEFPAADQEKWRDLVAGVLRKSGALEEDFDGLPESLLNTRTYDGFDIRPLYTAEDAAPAAGFPGLPPFVRGGVPEGRVATGWDLRQRHSGTDPAAANKAMLADLEGGVSSLWLRAGTGGIPVGSLADALNGVYVELAPVVLDAGAEYEAAAEALLEVFREREIPASAVTGGLGADPIGLRARTGEAHDVRPAAELAARLNGQYPKLSALVVDGLPVHEAGGSDSQELGAAVAAGVAYLRALTEAGLSVDDAAAQLEFRLAASADQFLTIAKLRAARKLWARVTEVSGAGVAARGMRQHAVTSPAMFTQRDPWVNMLRGTVACFGAAVGGADAITVLPFDAAIGEPDAFARRIARNTSVILHEESRLGGVIDPAGGSWYVENLTAELARAAWAEFTAIEEAGGIESALDSGFLGERLASTWAARSKRIARRKDAITGVSEFPNLTEKPVARPESTVEPSGGLPRIRYAEAFERLRDRSDAQAERPRVFLATLGPIAAHTARASFAANLFAAGGIESVNGGATSSTEDVVKGFTESGARIACVCGTDSQYAEQAAEVAAALKAAGAQRVLLAGRGEHPEVDENLYAGCDALAVLTGTLAELGVE; this is encoded by the coding sequence ATGACGAACGTGGGTGAGAAAGCCGGGTCAGCGCCGACCCCGGTGGACCCCGAGGAGCCGGGCAGGCTGGCCCTCGCCGCCGAGTTCCCCGCCGCCGACCAGGAGAAATGGCGTGACCTGGTGGCCGGGGTGCTGCGCAAGTCCGGTGCGCTGGAAGAGGACTTCGACGGGCTCCCGGAGAGCCTGCTGAACACCCGCACCTACGACGGCTTCGACATCCGCCCCCTCTACACCGCCGAGGACGCCGCGCCCGCCGCCGGCTTCCCCGGCCTGCCGCCGTTCGTGCGCGGCGGGGTGCCGGAAGGCCGCGTCGCCACCGGCTGGGACCTGCGGCAACGGCATTCCGGCACGGATCCGGCGGCGGCCAACAAGGCCATGCTCGCCGACCTCGAAGGCGGGGTCAGCTCGCTCTGGCTGCGCGCGGGCACCGGCGGCATCCCGGTCGGCTCGCTGGCCGACGCGCTGAACGGGGTCTACGTCGAGCTGGCGCCGGTGGTGCTGGACGCGGGCGCGGAGTACGAGGCCGCCGCCGAGGCGCTGCTGGAGGTCTTCCGCGAGCGCGAGATCCCGGCGAGCGCGGTGACCGGCGGGCTCGGTGCCGACCCGATCGGCCTGCGGGCGCGCACCGGTGAAGCCCACGACGTCCGGCCCGCCGCCGAACTCGCCGCGCGGCTCAACGGCCAGTACCCCAAGTTGTCCGCGCTGGTGGTCGACGGCCTGCCGGTCCACGAAGCCGGTGGTTCGGACTCGCAGGAGCTGGGCGCGGCGGTCGCCGCGGGCGTGGCGTACCTGCGTGCGCTCACCGAGGCCGGGCTGAGCGTGGACGACGCGGCGGCCCAGCTGGAGTTCCGGCTCGCCGCCAGCGCCGACCAGTTCCTCACCATCGCCAAGCTGCGGGCCGCGCGGAAGCTGTGGGCCAGGGTCACCGAGGTCTCCGGGGCCGGGGTCGCCGCGCGCGGCATGCGCCAGCACGCGGTCACCTCGCCCGCCATGTTCACCCAGCGCGACCCGTGGGTGAACATGCTGCGCGGCACGGTCGCCTGCTTCGGTGCCGCGGTCGGGGGTGCCGACGCGATCACCGTGCTGCCGTTCGACGCGGCCATCGGCGAACCGGACGCCTTCGCCAGGCGGATCGCCCGCAACACCAGCGTCATCCTGCACGAGGAGTCGCGGCTGGGCGGTGTGATCGACCCGGCGGGCGGCTCCTGGTACGTGGAGAACCTGACCGCCGAACTGGCCAGGGCGGCCTGGGCGGAGTTCACCGCGATCGAGGAGGCGGGCGGCATCGAGTCCGCTTTGGACTCCGGTTTCCTCGGTGAGCGCCTGGCCTCGACGTGGGCGGCGCGCTCGAAGCGGATCGCCCGGCGCAAGGACGCCATCACCGGGGTCAGCGAGTTCCCGAACCTGACCGAGAAGCCGGTGGCCCGACCCGAGTCCACTGTGGAGCCTTCGGGTGGGCTGCCGCGGATCCGGTACGCCGAGGCGTTCGAGCGGCTGCGCGACCGGTCCGACGCGCAGGCCGAGCGCCCCCGGGTCTTCCTCGCCACGCTGGGCCCGATCGCCGCGCACACCGCGCGGGCGAGCTTCGCGGCGAACCTGTTCGCGGCGGGCGGCATCGAGTCGGTCAACGGCGGCGCCACCTCGTCCACCGAGGACGTGGTCAAGGGCTTCACCGAGAGCGGCGCGCGGATCGCCTGCGTCTGCGGGACCGACAGCCAGTACGCCGAGCAGGCGGCCGAAGTGGCCGCCGCGCTGAAGGCGGCCGGTGCGCAGCGAGTTCTGCTGGCCGGACGCGGGGAACACCCCGAAGTGGACGAGAACCTCTACGCCGGTTGCGACGCGCTCGCGGTGCTGACCGGCACCCTCGCCGAGCTGGGAGTCGAGTGA